AACGCGGTCTTGCACCGATTCTGACGGCACTTCTACGATGACTTGTACGCCACGGTCGCTGGCTGCCGCCAGTCGGTCGAGACAGGGCCGCTTCAGCGTCGTCTCGTCGGCGATGACGAAATGTATGCGGTCTTCTGCATCGTCAAGTAGCGTCTCGACTCGGTCGCTCACGTGGTCGGCGTTCGCAATCGCCCACACGCCCTTGTCCTCCTGTGTCTCCGCCGGCTCAATTTGGTCTAATGCCGTATCTGCTGCTTCGATGGCGGCGTTGTAGTCTTGGAGTAATTTGGCGAACGCCTCATCCTTTGAAACGGCTCGATACACTCGCGGATCGGATTGCTGGATGTCTACCAATCCCTGTCGATGGAGTCGGTCAACCGTATCATAGACCCGCGACCGAGGGATATCGGAGATCCGGCTGATCTCTTTCGCAGTTCCTTGGGAAATGCGGGTGAGTGCAACGAAGCACTTCGACTCGTACTCGGTCAGTCCCAATTCCTCTAACGAGCTGGAAGCGGCGTCTTCGCTGGGCATACAATACGACGGGCCTTCAGACGGTTAACCCATTGGTCGACTCCCGGTAGCGATACGATCGCACATCTACTGAAAAAGCCGTTACAATACGCTACGTTTGATCACGAGACGAATCCGGTCGGTGGCGCGCGTCCATCGCGCCAGCTGGATCGTCACGGTGTCCTCGCCGAATCCACTAACGCTGTGTTAGCTGGTTCGAACCCGAACTGCTAAAGCGGTCCGCGCCGAAGGGCGACGCGAATGTCTTCGCCCCAGACCCAACCCCGCGACGAGACGCCCGAGACCGACGGTCCCAACGCCTGCCCGGTCATCGAATCGCTCGAGCAGATCGGCTCCCAGTGGCGGCTGGCGGTCCTCCACGAACTGCTCTCCGGCGAACAGCGGTTCAACGAACTCAAGCGCTCGACCGGCGCGAACGCGCGCACCCTCTCGCGCGTGCTCGACGACTTAGGCGAGATGGGGTTCGTCGAACGCCGCCTCGAAGAGGACGCCCCGATCGCGACCTACTACAGCCTGACCCCGAAGGGCGAGTCCCTGGAACCGGTCTTCGACGAGATCGAGTGCTGGGCCGGCTCGTGGCTCGAGGAGTGCGAGGACTGAGATAGCGTCTCGAGCGAGAACGTCACTTCTGCCGACCGGTCGACGGCCGACTAGCCTACCGATCGCGCGAGTCGTGTCCCTGAACAGTGCAGACCGTTCCGTACGCGAGTGGAGTCCGTACCGATTTGGTAGCGATTCCGTCTCAGTGGACGCGACTCGAGTGCGCTCGCAGCGAACCCCCACCTCCGACAGGTTTTACCGGTCGGTAAACGAATGGCGGGTATGGCCTCACCCGAGTCCCACGGAACGCCAGACGGCCCGATTTCCGGGGAAGCCGTCCGCCACGGGACGGGCGTGAATTCGAACCGCGCGTTCCCGACGAACAGCTACCCGTCCAACCTGGACCCGTTCGTGTTGTTCGAACGGTTCTACATCGACCCCGACGAGGGGTTTCCGATGCACCCCCACCGCGGGTTCGAGATCGTCTCGTACATGATCGACGGCGGGATGGAACACGAGGACTCGCTCGGCGTCGCGAACACCGCCTCCGAGAACGACGCGATGCGCATCACGGCCGGCGGCGGCGTCCGCCACTCCGAGTTCCCCGCGGACGGGCAGGGCTGTAGCGGGCTCCAGCTCTGGGTGAATCTGCCCCGAGCCGAGAAGGACGTCGATCCGGACTACGTCGACGCGACGGCAGACGAACTCCCGACGAGAGTCGAGGACGGAACGTCGATCACGGCGGTCGTCGGCGACGGTTCGCCGATCGACCTCCACACGCCGATGGAGTATCTGGACGTCTCCGTCGCCGACGCGTGGACGTGGACCGTCCCCGACGGCTGGTCCGGATTCCTCTACGGCGTCGCCGGCGAGGGAACGGTCGACGGCGCGGCGTTCGCCGAGGGCGACGTGCTCCCGGTCACCGACGCTCGAGACGTCGAACTGCGGAGCGACGAGACGCTGCGCGTCGTCGCCGTCTCGGGACAGCCCCACGGCGAATCGATTCGGCAGCGCGGCCCGTTCGTCCTCTGAGTCGCCGGCTCCGACTCGATTTTACTAAATGGTAAAATACTTCTTCGAGCGGTGAATGTCATCGAATATGGCAGACGTAGCTATCGTCGGCGGCGGTCCCGCCGGCCTGAGCGCCGCACTGTACGCAGCGAAGAACGACCTCGAGACGATCGTCTTCGACACGGACGAGTCGTGGATGCACAAGGCGCACCTCTTCAACTACCCCGCGGTTCGCAGCATCAGCGGCGACGAGTATCTCGAGCTCTCCCGCGGCCAGGCCCGCGACCGCGGCGCGACGCTTCTCGAGGACGAAGTGACTGCCGTCGAGGAGACCGACGACGGGTTCGTCGTGCGGACCGAAGAAGACGAGTACACCGCGGCGTACGTCGTCCTCGCGACCGGCGGCGACCGGAGTCTCGCCGAGGACCTCGGCTGCGAGTTCACCGACGAGGAGGTCGTCGACGTGAATCTCGACATGGAGACCTCCGTCGAGAACGCGTACGCGACCGGCGCGATGAGTCGTCCGGAGAAGTGGCAGGCGGTCATCGCGGCCGGCGACGGCGCCGCCGCCGTCCTCGACATCCTCTCGACGGAGAAGGGCGAGTACTACCACGACTTCGACATGCCGTCCGACGTGCCGGAACTGTAGGGCGGCGCCGCGACCGATTCTGGGACACCGACTTTTCGACGGCCGGCTCCAGCAGCGCTATCTGTAGTTGGAATACGGTTTCGTTATTCAAAGTTTGTCGCGAAACACGTGTTCAGTGGAGACAAACGATGGAACGCTGCGGATCGGGGCCTTTCCCATATCTATCAAGAACGGCGCGCTGAAGACAGAGCGAAAATCCAGCACGGCAACGAGTGCAGACGAGACAACGTGGACTGAGAGAGAGGCCGTGGTGAATCGCCATACGGCGTTGGATTAGCGTCGACGAGGACCGGGTCGCCGAGGCGATGGGTGCCGACTCGGTCGGATGGCCGACGCTGACCGGATCAGAGAGCTGCTCGGCTGGTCGATCGGCGGCGTCCCGCCGATCTGCCACGATTCCGACGTACCCGTGCTGTTCGACCGCACTCTAGGGCAGTTCGACACGGTCTGGGCGGCCGCGGGAACGCCGGAGGCGTTGTTCCCGATCGATCCCGAGCGGCTGAAACGCCTCGCGGACGCCGAGGAGCACCCGGTCGCCACCGCCCCTCGTAGATTATTAACACCGACGAGTCCGATAGGACATTTTATTAATTATTATGGCACAGATGATAACGCTTTTGTCCCCGTTCCCGTTTGTGGGAGGTATGGCACGCACACGCCGAGAACTGTTGAATCTGAGTGGGGGAGTGATGGTCGCCGCGGCGGTCGCCGGCTGTACCGACGGCGGCGAGGAGGTGGAGGCCGACGAGGGCGAACCCGAGGACGAGGGTGAGGACGACATTGACCCCTCTGAGCGGGAGCAGAACGAAGTCGGAGGAGCCGAGCCGCGCGTAGCCGTCACCTATGACGGCGGTGTCGCCGTGCTTGACGGCGTCAGCCTGGAGGTGCTCGATGAGTTCGACGCCGAAGGGTTCGTCCGCATCAATGAGGCCGGGGATGGCCGGCACGCCTTCCTCACGGAGGGCAACAGCTTCCGCCTCCTGGACGTCGGCACGTGGGGAGAGCCCCACGGTGACCACAACCACTACTACACCACCGACCCATACCTCTCAGATGTGACGGTTGACGGGGACACTCCGGGTCACGTGGTCTCTCATGACGGCATCGGCACCCTGTTCTTCGACGGTACGGGTGAGTACCACTCCCTGGATCTTGCCGACCTCGACGTCGAGGCCGACAGCATCGAGACCGAACGCTTCGAAAGCGAGGGCGCCCACCATGGCGTCGCTGTGGTGCTCGAGGACGGTTCGCGATTGGAAACGCTCGAGGACCGTTCCGGCGCTCGCTTCCTGGACGCTGACGGCGAGGAAGTGGACCGCAACGAGGACTGCCCCGGCGTCCACGGCGAAGCTGCAGGGCCGGACGGCATCATTGCATTCGGCTGTGAGGACGGGGTCCTGGTTTGGGACGGCGACGGCTTCGAGAAGCACGATACCGGTGAGGAGTTCTCCCGCATCGGCAACCTCTTCTCCTCCGAGGGCTCTCCCATCTTCCTGGGCGACTACCGCACGGACGAGGAGGGCGAGGAGCCGATGACCGAGGTGGCCCTGGTCAACGCTGAGACCGGCGAGATCACCACAACCGACGTGGGCTCTCCCTACAACTTCCGCAACCTCCAGCGCGGACCTGACGGGGAGGCCCTCGTGCTCACCGAAGACGGTCAGCTCCACATCATCGACCCGGAGACGGGCGAGGACCTCGAGCACATCGATGTGATCGATGAGTGGACTGAGCCCGAGAAGTGGCAGGAGCCCCGCCCGGCTATCCGCGCCAATGGTGATCTCCTTTACGTCACTGACCCGGACAGCCAGGAGATCCACCTGGTGGATCTGAACGAGGGCGATGTGATCACCACCGGCGAGTTCGACTTCGACCCCAACGAGATTGTCGTGATCGATGGGCGCCCGGTCGAGGGCGCGTCTTCGGACTATGACGACGAGCACGGTGACGAGGATCACGATCATGACGACGAGGACCACGATCACGACCATGATCACGAGGAAGACGACGACCACGGACACGACGACGCCTACTGATCGATCCGCCGACTCGTCGGATCACGGGCTTCGTTCCCGGCGAATTTATTAAGAATTTAGTTTGGAATAATGACTCTATCCTAACTCAGTCCGCGGTAATTCGTCCGTCGGCAGTAGTGTTTACTAGCGTTTTCGCGGTCGAAAAACGTCGCGTCCATCGCAGCGTGACCAGATGGCTCGTGCAGCTGCGCCGACAGGCGCGGCAGCACTCGCCAGACTGCCATCTTGATCCTGTCAAACGCCTTCACTAGCGTCGAGTGATCAGGAAGATCGGCCTTCAGAAGGCCGATCTCCGCCAGTATTTGTGGCATCTCGCTCAAGAGATCGAGCGCTTCGCGGTGGGATTTCTCCAAGTAAATCCGCAGACAATGCAGCGAAACGACGGCGTAGTCGACGAATCCGCCGCCCCGCAGGGTGGCGGCGGATTCGCCTCGGCCACCAACAGCACTTTTAGCCAACGTCACGACTTTCCCGGTGAAGCGGCAGATTTTGGACATGAATCATCCGCCGTTTCCCGCTTCAACTCCCTAGTTCTGACGGATCAACTCGACGCTGTCTGGCGATTCACCAGAGCCGAGAGATACAGATGATCCAGCGACGAGAGGGATTCCATGCTCAATAATCGCGTGGGCTTCTCTATCGGGTAACCAAGATGATTCCGATAACTGCGAACGCTATCCCGGCACATCTCGTTATCGTAACTTCGTCTCCGAGGATGACCATACCGATGAGAGCCGCGACGACGAAGTACATCGCACCGAGAGTAGAGATGATGGTTGTCGACCCTCCGGAAAGACCGATGTACATCGAAATCAGGCCTATTCCGGTGAACAATCCGGCCGTGCCAGCGAGCAGTCCTCCTCTCGCAGTAATGGCGAGCGATGCGTCTGAAACGAGGATGTATCCGAGTGCAAGGGGTCCCGCAACGAGATAGGTGATTGCAGCGGCCGTCCTCGGGTCGATCGACTCCGACGCAGCGTTGCCCAAGACTACCCAAATTCCCCACGCGACCATCGTAATCGAACCAAAGAACACAGCCGAATCTATTTCAGGGAAACCCATTATCGTGATTCGACGTAATGGTCGAATAGCGACGCCCAGAGACGCTCGAAGCGACTGGTATCGAACGGTGGGGTGACCCCGGCGGGGAGAGAGAATTTTGGTTCAGCGTCGCTGCCTCGGTCATCGGCATGGTATCGCTGTGCCATACATACTGCATACCGACCGTGCCCGCATTGGTCTCTCTCTTAATCGAATAATCCATTTATATCGGGTCCAGGAGATTCCGGCCGTTCCTGACCGCTTTCGCAGGTCGCTCGGTGGATGCAGTGAGGGCGACGAGGGCAAGCGAAAGGATGAGTATCGCCCAGAGACCTCCACGAGAGATCTTCGATGCGCGTTCACCTTCGTTCTGAGTAGTGTACCACCGACTCCGCCGGACCGCTCTCTTATCTTGTCCCCGGTAGTCTCCGTTTCACTGACCCATAGAACAGCGCCCGACTGCTGAACGCAGGCGCTGTCTGTAGCGTTTCGTTGACGCCGATTCGGAACGGACTGTCAATACTTTTTATATCCTCTGTATACAGTAAATCGGTTCTGATAGCTGCTAAAGGCTCCTCCAGACATGCATATTCATATATTAAAGATACCTACCCTAGAGAGTAGTGACCGATATTAAAGCAGTCGTCCGAGTCGAGCACCCTGGTATAGTGCTCACAAAGACAGTCACTCACGATCAGAGTTCGAAAGTCGAATCGGTGTTAGAGGCAGGAACTGACCCCACATCTGGGAAATTCTTCTATCGCATACAGTCGTCTGATTTCCGCCAGTTCGAAGACGGATTACGGAATGATCACACCATTGGCAATTTTGAACGAGTTATTGAAACCAGTGACGAGAGGGCGATCTATAGCTTCGAGTATACAGACGAAGCGAAGATCATCTCACCGATTATTTCGACCGCGAATGGTATCATACTCGATATGAAGAACGACGGAAACGGTTGGATTCTAACCGTATGGATGCCCGAGCGGACGAATCTGACCCCTCTATGGGACTATGCAGAAGAGAACGACATTGATATCGATTTACTGCGCGTGAACGAATACGCTAGTTTAGGCAATACGGACGCAGGATTGACCGATAGCCAACGAGAGGCACTCCTCGTCGCACTCGACATAGGGTATTTCGAAGACCCACGGAACGCAACTCTCAGTGACGTCGCCGCTAATCTGGATATCTCCCAACCCGCAGCCAGTGGTCTCCTTCGGCGTGGGACCAAACGACTCATCGTTTCTTCCCTGGTGGATGACAGTGAACAGCCAGGTTGATCAACGGCTGCTCGGTGCGGTGGCGACGATATCTCCCTGAGGGCACGATGTGTCTTCGTCAGCGCCCTCGGGTGAGTGCCGTGACCGAAACGCGCCCCGTATTCAGCACGCCGCGAAGAACGGCTATCGAAGTTGGCAGAATCGTTGGCGGTCAATATGCACGTCTACGGACCGGATAGTCCAATCCCGTTTCAACCGTCTCTCTGAATAAAAATCGCGCCACCAACGACCGCTATGACTCGAGGTACAGCGAGTCGAGGATGAACTCGCGAATGGCCCGACGCGCTTCTTCGGGCGCGTCCTCGTGCCCGAGCGAGAGCCGCCGTTCTCGCGCCGCGTGAATGCTGTCGGTGATGTGCTGTCCCATCAGTTCCGCGTCCACCTCCCGGAACACGCCCTGTTCGATGCCGTCTTCGATGACCGTTACGATACTCCCGCGGAGCCGGGCGTAGTGCTCGTTGAACAGTTCTCGGTGTTCCTCGTCGTTCTGCGCGTGGGCGTACAGTTCGTGGTACACCTTCATTCGGTCCCAGTGGGTGAAGTCGTCGAACTCCGGCCCGAACAGACAGCGGTCGATCCGCGTCTCGAGTTCCGACCGCGGGTCCGTGTCGGCGTCGACCTCGACGCTCCCCTCGTACTGGTCGATGACGTACTCGAGAAACGACGACAGGAGGTCGTACTTCCCGTCGTAGTGGTAGTGGATCACCTGCCGGGAGAGGTCCATCTCCTCGCCGATATCGCGGACTCGCAGGTCCGAGTAGCCGTGCTCGCTCAGCGCCCGAAAGGTGGCCTCCATGATCACGTCCCGCGTGTCCCGGGGCTCGACCTGCCCGTCCGAATCGCTCATGTCGTCAATCGTAGCGAGGGAGCCATAAATTGGTTTCTCCATCCGCGAGCGGCGCGATTCGTCGGCTCGCGGCGATTCGACGCTCGTCGGTCGCTCGGCCTCAGTCACCGTCGCGGTCGAATTGATGCACAAACGTGTATATAGAAACCCCTTTACTCCCCGACTTCCACCACTGACGTGAATGAGTCTTGCCGATTCGGACCGCGAACTCGTCGTCGAGGAACTGGACCGGGACCCCACCCCGGCCGAGGCGGCGCTGTTCGAGAACCTCTGGAGCGAACACTGCGCGTACCGCTCCTCGAGACCGCTGCTCTCGGCCTTCGATAGCGAGGGCGAGCAGGTCGTCATCGGACCGGGCGACGACGCGGCGGTCGTCGCGCTGCCGGGAAGCGAGGACGGGGACGATAGCACGTACATCACGATGGGTATCGAGAGCCACAACCACCCCTCCTACGTCGACCCGTTCGACGGCGCCGCGACCGGCGTCGGCGGGATCGTCCGGGACACGCTCTCGATGGGCGCCTACCCGATCGCGCTGGCGGACTCGCTGTACTTCGGCGAGTTCGACGACGAGCACTCGAAGTACCTCCTCGAGGGTGTCGTCGAGGGGATCAGCCACTACGGGAACTGCATCGGCGTCCCCACGGTCGCGGGCAGCGTCGACTTCCACCCCGACTACGAGGGCAACCCCCTCGTGAACGTCGCCTGCGTCGGCCTCACGAACGAGGAGCGACTCGTCACCGCCGAAGCGCAGGAGCCGGGCAACAAACTCGTCCTCGTCGGCAACGGCACCGGCCGCGACGGCCTCGGCGGCGCCTCCTTCGCCAGCGAGGACCTCGCGGAGGACG
This portion of the Haloterrigena gelatinilytica genome encodes:
- a CDS encoding EamA family transporter, with translation MGFPEIDSAVFFGSITMVAWGIWVVLGNAASESIDPRTAAAITYLVAGPLALGYILVSDASLAITARGGLLAGTAGLFTGIGLISMYIGLSGGSTTIISTLGAMYFVVAALIGMVILGDEVTITRCAGIAFAVIGIILVTR
- a CDS encoding TrmB family transcriptional regulator, with product MPSEDAASSSLEELGLTEYESKCFVALTRISQGTAKEISRISDIPRSRVYDTVDRLHRQGLVDIQQSDPRVYRAVSKDEAFAKLLQDYNAAIEAADTALDQIEPAETQEDKGVWAIANADHVSDRVETLLDDAEDRIHFVIADETTLKRPCLDRLAAASDRGVQVIVEVPSESVQDRVHRAVPDARVKVVTELQDAEKVVQKWPGQLILVDQQAVLASGVEDSELPDVEEETAMWSHGRDHGFAAWMPELLEDRIAGEPSD
- a CDS encoding NAD(P)/FAD-dependent oxidoreductase: MADVAIVGGGPAGLSAALYAAKNDLETIVFDTDESWMHKAHLFNYPAVRSISGDEYLELSRGQARDRGATLLEDEVTAVEETDDGFVVRTEEDEYTAAYVVLATGGDRSLAEDLGCEFTDEEVVDVNLDMETSVENAYATGAMSRPEKWQAVIAAGDGAAAVLDILSTEKGEYYHDFDMPSDVPEL
- a CDS encoding helix-turn-helix domain-containing protein translates to MTDIKAVVRVEHPGIVLTKTVTHDQSSKVESVLEAGTDPTSGKFFYRIQSSDFRQFEDGLRNDHTIGNFERVIETSDERAIYSFEYTDEAKIISPIISTANGIILDMKNDGNGWILTVWMPERTNLTPLWDYAEENDIDIDLLRVNEYASLGNTDAGLTDSQREALLVALDIGYFEDPRNATLSDVAANLDISQPAASGLLRRGTKRLIVSSLVDDSEQPG
- a CDS encoding winged helix-turn-helix transcriptional regulator, whose product is MSSPQTQPRDETPETDGPNACPVIESLEQIGSQWRLAVLHELLSGEQRFNELKRSTGANARTLSRVLDDLGEMGFVERRLEEDAPIATYYSLTPKGESLEPVFDEIECWAGSWLEECED
- a CDS encoding pirin family protein codes for the protein MASPESHGTPDGPISGEAVRHGTGVNSNRAFPTNSYPSNLDPFVLFERFYIDPDEGFPMHPHRGFEIVSYMIDGGMEHEDSLGVANTASENDAMRITAGGGVRHSEFPADGQGCSGLQLWVNLPRAEKDVDPDYVDATADELPTRVEDGTSITAVVGDGSPIDLHTPMEYLDVSVADAWTWTVPDGWSGFLYGVAGEGTVDGAAFAEGDVLPVTDARDVELRSDETLRVVAVSGQPHGESIRQRGPFVL
- a CDS encoding TetR/AcrR family transcriptional regulator translates to MSDSDGQVEPRDTRDVIMEATFRALSEHGYSDLRVRDIGEEMDLSRQVIHYHYDGKYDLLSSFLEYVIDQYEGSVEVDADTDPRSELETRIDRCLFGPEFDDFTHWDRMKVYHELYAHAQNDEEHRELFNEHYARLRGSIVTVIEDGIEQGVFREVDAELMGQHITDSIHAARERRLSLGHEDAPEEARRAIREFILDSLYLES